Proteins from one Burkholderia oklahomensis C6786 genomic window:
- a CDS encoding lysis system i-spanin subunit Rz: protein MPKAALYLLAMLLGIAAGAGVDHLIGSRRLANEQAARASDAQRHAEALGAISRAALDAELRAIAAHDTAASAVAAVDQRTTKERIDHEAENRSLRAALAAGTERLRVAVRNCTAAGRDGASGASSAAGVGDGAAAYADVDATVAERVFGVAGDDQREIDKLTALQGYVCAIRPQTSGCQN, encoded by the coding sequence ATGCCGAAAGCAGCTCTGTATCTGTTGGCCATGCTGCTCGGCATCGCGGCCGGCGCTGGTGTCGATCATCTGATCGGATCACGCAGGCTTGCCAACGAGCAGGCAGCACGGGCGTCCGATGCGCAGCGGCACGCGGAAGCCTTGGGCGCGATTTCACGTGCCGCACTCGACGCCGAGCTGCGCGCAATCGCCGCGCATGACACGGCAGCGTCGGCGGTGGCGGCCGTCGACCAACGAACCACGAAAGAGAGGATCGACCATGAAGCAGAGAATCGCAGCCTGCGGGCTGCTCTTGCCGCTGGCACTGAGCGGCTGCGCGTCGCCGTCCGAAACTGCACGGCAGCCGGTCGCGACGGCGCGTCCGGCGCTTCCAGCGCCGCCGGCGTGGGCGATGGTGCCGCCGCCTATGCAGACGTCGACGCAACGGTTGCGGAACGCGTTTTCGGCGTCGCCGGCGACGATCAGCGCGAGATCGACAAACTGACGGCCCTACAGGGCTACGTATGCGCGATCCGGCCGCAGACGTCTGGATGTCAGAATTGA